One Pseudomonas sp. FP1742 genomic window carries:
- a CDS encoding helix-turn-helix domain-containing protein, translating into MTACNPLQVQAFNTADVAEQIRATPGWVQHYQQMSPGHFAGRVRYLDLQGVEIYEEQMNTRVEQNFSAPEGSLAFCFDRSDNSLYVLNGESRNIWITPENYQEIAVVFGPQFVHQHGLDVARLEGLFMSPLNCGQNALFSRWLSGTLTRLEQTLDPPSKEALTQQLLEDCLYILDNACVCLDRAGLQRRAEERTVMKRVAEWAADTPEDTLNLLELSRVAGVSLRQLQHAFKAYTGMTPTHWLRLRRLNSARRELLSRTDKETTVAQVAMHWSFWHLGRFSSSYRALFQELPSQTLARKHSGPGRRSS; encoded by the coding sequence ATGACAGCGTGCAATCCGTTACAGGTTCAAGCGTTCAATACCGCCGACGTGGCCGAGCAGATCCGCGCCACACCGGGTTGGGTGCAGCACTATCAGCAGATGTCGCCGGGGCATTTCGCCGGGCGGGTGCGCTATCTGGACTTGCAAGGCGTGGAGATTTACGAAGAACAGATGAACACTCGGGTCGAGCAGAATTTCAGCGCTCCCGAAGGCTCGCTGGCGTTCTGTTTCGATCGCAGCGATAACTCGCTGTACGTGCTGAACGGCGAAAGCCGCAACATCTGGATCACCCCGGAGAACTACCAGGAAATCGCCGTGGTGTTCGGGCCGCAATTCGTTCATCAGCATGGCCTGGACGTGGCACGGCTCGAAGGCTTGTTCATGTCGCCGCTCAATTGCGGGCAGAACGCGCTGTTCAGCCGCTGGTTGAGCGGCACCTTGACGCGACTGGAGCAGACGCTGGATCCGCCGAGCAAAGAGGCGTTGACCCAGCAATTGCTGGAGGACTGTTTGTACATCCTCGATAACGCCTGTGTGTGCCTGGATCGCGCAGGCTTGCAGCGCCGGGCCGAAGAGCGAACGGTGATGAAACGCGTTGCCGAATGGGCCGCCGATACCCCGGAAGACACCCTCAACTTGCTGGAACTGTCCCGGGTGGCCGGGGTGTCGTTGCGTCAGTTGCAGCATGCATTCAAGGCGTATACCGGGATGACACCCACGCATTGGTTGCGCTTGCGTCGGCTCAACAGCGCCCGCCGTGAATTGCTCAGCCGAACTGACAAGGAAACGACGGTCGCGCAAGTGGCGATGCACTGGTCGTTCTGGCATTTGGGGCGGTTTTCCAGCAGTTATCGAGCGTTGTTCCAGGAGCTTCCCAGCCAGACGCTCGCCCGCAAACACAGTGGACCTGGTCGGAGATCATCATGA
- a CDS encoding YMGG-like glycine zipper-containing protein has product MSRLSSFSLCVVVSMACTQVQAETVVPLKGQSSQQTQLDINDCRNVAASQSSSTPPPSGGRLRGAAVGAAAGAVGAEVRGRQHDEFYEGVDDDVKQEYRQNRAGQTATAGAVVGGARQRQERRAQQQTNASTSSTAYTSCLQGRGYQVTP; this is encoded by the coding sequence ATGAGTCGGTTATCGTCTTTTAGTCTGTGTGTCGTAGTGTCGATGGCCTGTACGCAGGTCCAGGCCGAAACGGTTGTGCCGTTGAAAGGGCAGAGTTCGCAACAAACCCAGCTGGACATCAACGATTGCCGCAACGTCGCGGCGAGTCAGAGTTCCTCAACCCCACCACCCTCGGGCGGGCGACTGCGCGGTGCTGCGGTGGGTGCCGCTGCCGGGGCGGTGGGCGCTGAGGTGCGGGGGCGTCAGCATGACGAGTTTTACGAGGGGGTCGATGACGATGTGAAACAGGAATATCGCCAGAACCGGGCCGGGCAAACCGCAACGGCGGGCGCAGTGGTTGGTGGCGCGCGCCAGCGTCAGGAGCGTCGGGCGCAGCAACAGACCAACGCGTCGACCAGTTCAACCGCCTATACCAGCTGCCTGCAAGGGCGGGGTTATCAGGTAACGCCCTGA